The genomic interval GCCAGCGTCGTGTCGCGCCCGGAGCGTTCGCGGCCGGTCAACAGCGCCATGCGGACACCCGTCGCCGTCGCGAGCGGTGCAAGCGAAGCCATGTGCTGGCGCGAGAGGATCTCGGTCGGTGCCATCAGCGCCCCCTGGGCGCCTGCTTCCACCGCGTTCAGCAGCGCCAGGAAGGCGACGATGGTCTTGCCGGCGCCGACATCGCCCTGGAGCAGGCGCAGCATGCGACTGGGCGCCGCGATGTCGGCTTCGATCTCGGCGAGCGCGGCCAGTTGCGGCTCGGTCAGCGCGAAGGGCAGGGCGGCGATGGCTTTGGCCTTCAGCCGTCCGTCACCTTGCAGGGCGCGGCCCTTCTTGGTCTGGCGCATCTGGCGGCGGATCAGCAGCAGGGCAAGCTGGTTCGCCAGCAGCTCGTCATAGGCCAGGCGCATCCGGGCCGGCGTTTCGAGACCGAGATCGGCCTCGCTTGCGGGTGCGTGCGCGGCGAGCAGGCTTTCGTGGAACGGCTTCCAGCCGTGGGCTTTCAGGAAAGCCGGATCGTCCCATTCGGGAAGGTCCGGCACCTTGTCGAGCGCGCCGCGGATCGCCTTGGCGAGCGGCTTGTTGGTGAGCCCGTCGGTGAGCGCATAGACCGGCTCGTGCCGCGGCAGGCTTGCCTCATCTTCCGGTGCCACGATGTGATCGGGATGGTTGATCTGCAAGGTGTCGCGAAAGCGCTCGATCTTGCCGCTTACGATGCGCCGCGCCCCGACCGGGAGCATGCGGAGCAGGTAGTCGGCCTGGCCGTGGAAGAAGGCGAGTTCCAGCATCGATGTCTCGTCGGAACAGGTCACACGATAGGGCTGGCGCCGGTTCGGCGGCGGATGGTGGCTGAGCACGTTCACCGATACCGTCGCGATCCGCCCGATCTCGGCGCGGGCGAGCTTGGGGCGGTAGGAGCGGTCGATGAGCCCCACCGGCAGATCGAAGGCGAGATCGACCAGCCGCGGCCCCACCAGCTTCGAGATGAGCTTCTCCAGCTTGGGCCCGACGCCGGACAGCGTGCGGATTTCGGCGAAAAGCGGGAACAGAATCGCAGGGCGCATGGCACGGAAACAATATGGTCGCGGCCGGTTGTTCTCAACGGAAGCCATGCTATATCGCACCCCATGACGAGCGATGAAAACGGTGGGTCTTTCGGGGCCCGCCGCAAACGGCTTTTGTTCCGGGCCCAGCGGCGCGGCTTCAAGGAGGTCGACCTGATCTTCGGCGCCTTCGCGGCCGAGGAGCTGGCGACGCTGGACGACGCCGAACTCGATCAGTTCGAGGCGCTGCTAAGCGCGCCGGACCAGGAGGTTTATGCCTGGCTGCGCGGCCATACTTCACCGCCCAGCGAATTCGACACGCCGCTGTTCGGCCGCCTCAAGGCGGTCTGCGGCCGCAAAGATCCGAAATGGAACGTGTAGATTACATCGCCAGGCAGCCGGGCCGCTTCGCGGTCACCGGCGCGCCGTCGGGCTACGACGCCTGGCTCGGTGTCGAGGTGGCGCGGCGGACCGATGGCCTCGTCGTATTCGTAGCATCGGACGACGTGCATGCCGCGGCGGTGATGGAAGCGGCGCGGTTCTTCGCGCCCGACTTGGCCGTGCTGTCCTTTCCGGCCTGGGACTGCCTGCCTTACGACCGCGTCTCGCCGAAGCCGGACATCGAGAGCACGCGGCTGGCGACGCTGGCGGCGCTGGCGCGCGACGACGGCCCGCGCACGGCGCTGGTGGTGACCACGGTCAACGCGGTGACGCAGCGCGTGCCGCCGAAGGACTGGGTCGCCCGGGCAAGCTTCTTTGCCCGTGCCGGCCATGCGGTCGACCGCGAGCGCATGGTCACGTTCCTGGCCGGCAACGGCTATGTGCGCGCCTCGACGGTGCGCGAGCCGGGCGACTTCGCCCTGCGCGGCGGCATCGTCGATCTGTGGCCGCCGGGGATCGCCCAGCCGCTCAGGCTCGACTTCTTCGGCGAAGAGCTGGAGGCGATCCGCCGCTTCGATGCGG from Rhizomicrobium sp. carries:
- a CDS encoding succinate dehydrogenase assembly factor 2; amino-acid sequence: MTSDENGGSFGARRKRLLFRAQRRGFKEVDLIFGAFAAEELATLDDAELDQFEALLSAPDQEVYAWLRGHTSPPSEFDTPLFGRLKAVCGRKDPKWNV
- the recG gene encoding ATP-dependent DNA helicase RecG, whose product is MRPAILFPLFAEIRTLSGVGPKLEKLISKLVGPRLVDLAFDLPVGLIDRSYRPKLARAEIGRIATVSVNVLSHHPPPNRRQPYRVTCSDETSMLELAFFHGQADYLLRMLPVGARRIVSGKIERFRDTLQINHPDHIVAPEDEASLPRHEPVYALTDGLTNKPLAKAIRGALDKVPDLPEWDDPAFLKAHGWKPFHESLLAAHAPASEADLGLETPARMRLAYDELLANQLALLLIRRQMRQTKKGRALQGDGRLKAKAIAALPFALTEPQLAALAEIEADIAAPSRMLRLLQGDVGAGKTIVAFLALLNAVEAGAQGALMAPTEILSRQHMASLAPLATATGVRMALLTGRERSGRDTTLAALAAGGIDILVGTHALFSEDVAFADLGLAVIDEQHRFGVHQRMALQGKGGRPADVLVMTATPIPRTLALTAYGDMDVSRLTGRPPGRKPVETRTISDERLDEVVEHLRKATANGARAYWVCPLVEESEKIDLAAAEERAGMLKRVLGPSVGLVHGRMKGAERDAEMARFKAGGLSILVATTVIEVGVDVPEATIMVVEHAERFGLAQLHQLRGRVGRGSGRSSCLLIYHGPLGEAAKARLKTMRDTDDGFVIAEEDLRLRGAGELLGTRQSGMPEFRLADLAVHADLLATARDDAQLVLVRDPDLQGERGQRLRTLLYLFGRDEAVRYLRAG